The Pongo pygmaeus isolate AG05252 chromosome 20, NHGRI_mPonPyg2-v2.0_pri, whole genome shotgun sequence sequence tgacagagccagaatgtAAACCCCAGTTTGGCTGGCCCCCAGCACCATAGTTGGAGCCACTGCAGCTCGCAAACACCCCGATGGGCTGCTTGCACTTACTGAGGGTGTCTGGTGTGCCTGGCGGTGTTCTGGGACACATTTTTGGAGTGAGCCTATGGGTATGGCAGTTCTGTGAGGTTAGATGGATAGTTGCTATGGATATGCACTTCTATGAGAGTGGGGACACTAGTTACTTCCTCTTTGAGATGAGGGAACCGAGTCTCAGGCCAGCGGTTGGCTAGCCAGCACCACATGAACCTCTCTCCAGGCCTCCTTACTTTCAGGAGGGCTGCCCCCCAGGGAATGGGCCTGCTGCAACCCCAGAGGGCAGGAATCAGCAGGAAGGAGATGCTGGACTGGTAGtgggtggtggttttttttttttttttttaccaagtgGCCCAGAAATTCCAGCCTGCTTCTGCCTAGTGCCTAGAAATGTCTATGGGTTGTTGGGCCAGTCTAGGTGCTGGTGACAGGCTTACTGACTGTCATAGCGCCCCCTCCACTTTACAGTGTCCTCTGAGCTCCTGTCCGTTGCAGCCCAgacactcctgagctcagacaccaAGGCTCCGGGGAGCAGCTCCTGTGGGGCAGAACGGCTACACACAGTTGGGGGACCTGGCTCAGCCCGGCCCCGAGCTTTCTCCCACAGTGGGGTACACAGCCTGGACGGCGGAGAAGTAGACAGTCAGGCGCTACAGGAACTGACGCAGGTCTGGGGTGCAGGCCCCCTGGGGGGTTGGGCGGGGAGCCTGTCCAGGGCAGCAGCCCCGCTGAACCCTCCCTGCCACCTATCCTGCAGATGGTGTCTGGCCCTGCATCGTACTCTGGCCCAAAACCTTCTACCCAGTATGGAGCTCCAGGACCGTTTGCAGCCCCCGGTGAGGGAGGTGCCTTGGCGGCCACTGGGCGGCCCCCGCTGCTGCCCACCCGAGCTTCTCGTTCTCAGCGTGCGGCCAGTGAGGACATGACGAGTGATGAGGAGCGCATGGTCATCTGTGAGGAGGAAGGGGATGATGATGTCATTGGTGAGCATTGCAGGGCCCAGAATCTTGCCCAGGACCCAGCAGGCCAAGGCTCAGAGGGTGGGCAGAACTTGGATCCAGGCCCCTAGGCCCCTTTGATTTCTTTTCCACTTGGTTTATGGTTGCATGTGGCCAGTTCAGGCCCTGCCAAGTAaacccagccctgccctcaggaagcCCCCAGCCCTGCAGGAAATCTGGAGGACGGGGGCATGACCAGATCTTCAGGTGCAGTATTAGGGGCTCTTTCCTGCAGGCTCATAGGCTCCTGCATGTGGGCACAGCCGTGGGCTGAGGAGTAGCCTTCCTGGACAGCACTCCCTGCCGGTTTGGAGCAGAGCTGAGATCCAGGCTCCAGACTATTTCTCCTGGGTCCCCTTGCATCTAGCCCCCTCCCCATACTGTTCCCTCCACTCCCTCAGCTGACGATGGCTTCGGCACCACTGACATTGATCTCAAGTGCAAGGAGCGGGTGACCGACAGCGAGAGTGGGGACAGCTCTGGGGAGGACCCAGAGGGCAACAAGGTGAGGGCTTGGGTCATGGTGCTGTCCCATCACACTCCCTCCTAAGCCATGGGAATGTCTGTTTCTCCCGGGCTTGAGAGAAGGGGAGATTAAGGTCCAGAGAGGGCAAGCTGCTTGCCCTGTGGGGAGTTGGGTCATAGCCAGCATGAATTGAGGCCTTCAGCTGGCAGGGGTGCAGCCCTAGGCTGGCCTGGCTGACAGGCTGGATGGGCATGGCTAGGGGGCTGCTGTCGAGGTGTCAGAGTGTCCTGACCTGGGgtgtcttccttcctttcatgCAGGGCTTTGGTCGGAAGGTGTTTTCACCTGTGATCCGTTCCTCCTTTACCCACTGCCGCCCCCCACTGGACCCTGAGCCCCCAGGGCCCCCGGATCCTCCTCTAGCCTTTGGCAAAGGCTATGGTTCTGCCCCATCCTCCTCTGCATCCTCGCctgcttcctcctcagcctcggcAGCCACCTCCTTCTCACTGGGCTCAGGAACCTTCAAGGCCCAGGAGTCTGGTCAGGGCAGCACAGCGGGCCCCCTACGGCCCCCACCCCCTGGGGCTGGGGGTCCAGCGACACCTTCCAAGGCAACCCGGTTCCTCCCAACGGATCCTGCCACCTTCCGGCGCAAGAGACCTGAAAGTGTGGGTGGCCTGGAGCCACCAGGCCCCTCAGTCATCGCGGCCCCTCCCAGCGGAGGAGGAAACATCCTGCAGACACTGGTGCTGCCCCCAAACAAGGAGGAGCAAGAGGGCGGCGGAGCCAGAGTGCCCTCCGCCCCCGCCCCATCACTGGCCTACGGGGCCCCAGCGGCTCCCCTGTCCCGTCCTGCTGCCACCATGGTCACCAACGTGGTGCGGCCTGTCAGCAGCACTCCTGTCCCCATCGCCTCTAAGCCCTTCCCCACCTCTGGCCGGGCTGAGGCGTCTCCAAATGACACAGCAGGTGCCAGGACTGAAATGGGCGCTGGGTCTCGGGTGCCTGGAGGCTCCCCGCTGGGTGTCAGCTTAGTGTATTCGGACAAGAAGTCGGCAGCAGCCACCTCACCAGCCCCACACTTGGTGGCTGGACCCCTGCTGGGCACTGTGGGGAAGGCGCCTGCCACTGTCACTAATCTACTGGTGGGCACCCCGGGGTATGGGGCCCCTGCGCCCCCTGCTGTCCAGTTCATTGCCCAGGGGGCCCCTGGTGGTGGGACCACTGCGGGCTCAGGAACAGGTGCTGGGAGTGGCCCCAATGGGCCAGTACCCCTGGGCATCCTGCAACCAGGTGCCCTGGGCAAGGCTGGGGGAATCACCCAGGTACAGTACATCCTGCCCACGCTGCCCCAGCAGCTTCAGGTGGCACCTGCCCCAGCACCAGCCCCTGGGACCAAGGCAGGGGCTCCCAGCGGCCCTGCACCCACCACCAGCATCCGTTTCACCCTCCCACCGGGCACTTCTACCAACGGCAAAGTCCTGGCTGCCACTGCACCCACTCCTGGCATCCCCATCCTGCAGTCTGTACCCTCCGCCCCACCCCCCAAAGGTGAGACCTGGGCTGGGCAGCACTAGGAGAGGGGCCATAGTCCTGTTTGGCTCCCTTGTAACCTTTTCCTTTCTTGCCTCTTAACTTCCAGCCCAGTCAGTTTCTCCCGTGCAGGCCCCGCCCCCGGGTGGCTCAGCCCAGCTGTTGCCTGGGAAGGTCCTAGTGCCTCTGGCTGCCCCTAGCATGTCAGTGCGGGGTGGAGGGGCCGGCCAGCCGTTGCCACTGGTGAGCCCGCCCTTCTCAGTACCTGTGCAGAATGGTGCCCAGCCCCCCAGCAAGGTGAGGGTCTGCCTTTCTCTCCACCTGCTGGGTGTTGGCCCCTGTACCCCatcatttctttgtctttatttcagtcttttctccttttctgtgtaTCTGGTTCTCTGTCTTGCCATCTTCCGTGATGTCTCTGTGCATCCTGACTCTCTCAAGTCCTCAGTATCTGTActcctctgtgtccccacctctCACTGTCATCTTGCCCATCCTGTTCTCACCACAAGTTCTGTGTTCCTTGCTTTTGCTTAGAGTCCCACTTGAGGTCTTGGTCTTCCCCTGCCCCGGTCTGGGGCCACAGCTCACCCTGGCCTATGGGTGCCCTTCTCCACAGATCATCCAGCTGACCCCGGTGCCTGTGAGCACACCCAGCGGCCTGGTGCCGCCCCTGAGCCCAGCCACACTCCCTGGACCCACCTCACAGCCTCAGAAGGTCCTGCTGCCCTCTTCCACCAGGTAATTGCAGCTGAGCCCATACTCAGAGGCCAGGGAAGGGGTGGGGCGGGGCCGGCTTACCTCACTCCTCCCCATTTCCTCTCCCTGCGGCAGAATCACCTATGTGCAGTCAGCGGGCGGGCACGCGCTGCCCCTGGGTACCAGCCCTGCGTCCAGCCAGGCTGGAACAGTCACCTCGTACGGGCCCACGAGCTCTGTAGCTCTAGGCTTCACCTCGCTGGGGCCCAGCGGCCCCGCCTTCGTGCAGCCCCTGCTCTCAGGTGAGGGGCAGCCTGGCAGGCAGTGCTGGGGACCcagggtggggctgaggcagTCCAGGCCCTAACTTGGtctcctgcttctccttctctgtctctcagcAGGCCAAGCCCCACTGCTGGCTCCCGGTCAGGTGGGCGTGTCGCCTGTGCCCAGTCCCCAGCTGCCGCCTGCCTGTGCAGCCCCTGGAGGTCCTGTCATAACAGCATTTTACTCTGGCAGCCCTGCACCCACCTCCTCAGCATCCCTGGCCCAGCCATCTCAGGCCCCCCCAAGCCTGGTCTACACTGTGGCCACCAGCACAACCCCACCTGCAGCCACCATTCTGCCCAAGGGCCCGCCAGCCCCTGCCACTGCCACCCCAGCCCCGACTAGCCCTTTCCCCAGTGCCACAGGTAGGTGTCAGATCAACCCAGAGCAGAGCGAGTTGGGGGATCCAGGGGATGTGCTCCAGTCAGGCCTGGCTCAGCAAACACTTTTCTCCCCACTAGCAGGTTCCATGACCTACAGCTTAGTGGCCCCCAAGGCCCAGCGGCCCAGCCCGAAGGCCCCCCAGAAAGTGAAGGCAGCCATCGCCAGCATTCCCGTGGGGTCCTTTGAGGCAGGTGCCTCTGGGCGGCCTGGCCCTGCACCCCGGCAGCCTCTGGAGCCTGGCCCAGTCCGAGAGCCAACTGCCCCAGAGTCTGAGCTTGAAGGGCAGCCCACACCACCAGCCCCTCCACCCCTGCCAGAGACCTGGACTCCCACAGCCCGGAGCAgccccccactgcccccacctGCTGAGGAGCGGACCAGTGCCAAGGGTCCTGAGACCATGGTGAGCGcctgcaggctgtggggctcccaCTGCCACTTGGCTGTGCCCCTCCGTTGATGTCTTTGCTTTTCTGTCCTACTCTTCCCTCCATGCCTGTGTGTCTCTCAGGTTAAAGGGTCCCCTCTGTCCCTTCTGCCTGCCTGTGTTGTCTCCTCTCCCATCTGAGGCCCCTGTCTTGGCCTTCCTGAGGCCGTGTGACGGCCTTCTCAAGGGTTTGCTGGGTGGGCTCAGATCCAACTCTTTGTTTCTGGCCTTTGCCCTAGAGTCTGAGCTGTGTTCTCCATCTCCCTGCCCATCTCCACCCCAGGCCAGCAAATTCCCCAGCTCATCTTCAGACTGGCGCGTCCCTGGGCAGGGCCTGGAGAATCGTGGGGAGCCTCCCACTCCTCCCAGCCCGGCCCCAGCTCCAGCCGTAGCCCCTGGTGGCAGCAGTGAGAGCAGCAGTGGGCGGGCAGCCGGGGACACCCCCGAGCGCAAGGAGGCGGCTGGTACTGGCAAGAAGGTGAAGGTGCGGCCCCCGCCCCTGAAGAAGACCTTTGACTCTGTGGACAAGTGAGCATGGGCAGGGGCCTTGGTGGAGCGTGTAGGGTGGCGGGAGTGGGAGCAGCtgcaggctgaggcgggggagGTGACCCTGCCGGCCCTCCAGCAGGGTCCTGTCAGAAGTGGACTTCGAAGAGCGCTTTGCTGAGCTGCCTGAGTTTCGGCCTGAGGAGGTGCTGCCCTCCCCCACCCTGCAGTCTCTGGCCACCTCACCCCGGGCCATCCTGGGCTCTTACCGCAAGAAGAGGAAGAACTCCACGGGTAGGCGAGCATCGGACACCCAGGGTCCTTAGGTGGAGGGCAGACTGGGGCCACCTGCACTGAGTCTGCTTCTGTTTGGCCAGACCTGGATTCAGCACCCGAGGACCCCACCTCGCCCAAGCGCAAGATGAGAAGACGCTCCAGCTGCAGCTCGGAGCCCAACACCCCCAAGAGTGCCAAGTGCGAGGGGGACATCTTCACCTTTGACCGTACAGGTGCCGTGGTGGGCAGAACTTTGGGGGCCTGGGGGCCTGCAAGAGGAGTGGGTCTCTGGAAGGCGGTTAGAGAGTGGGAGAGGTAGGGTGGGTCCATCCGGGCTGGGAGGAAGCACAGCCTGTCAGTGGTGGGTTCTGGAGTCTGGCAGGCCCCTAGGTTGCCCTGTGACTGTGGGCGGGACCCCTCTCTGACTCCCctgtgaaatagaatgcagtgagGGCTCGGGTGGGCACTCAGACGGTGGCAGGAAGGCCCTGCCGCTGCTGCAGCCTTGCCATGCTGCCTGTGCCCTGCACAGGTACAGAAGCCGAGGACGTGCTCGGGGAGCTAGAGTATGACAAGGTGCCATACTCCTCCCTG is a genomic window containing:
- the CIC gene encoding protein capicua homolog isoform X16 codes for the protein MYSAHRPLMPASSAASRGLGMFVWTNVEPRSVAVFPWHSLVPFLAPSQPDPSVQPSEAQQPASHPVASNQSKEPAESAAVAHERPPGGTGSADPGRPPGATCPESPGPGPPHPLGVVEPAKGPPPTTEEEAPGPPGEPRLDSETESDHDDAFLSIMSPEIQLPLPPGKRRTQSLSALPKERDSSSEKDGRSPNKREKDHIRRPMNAFMIFSKRHRALVHQRHPNQDNRTVSKILGEWWYALGPKEKQKYHDLAFQVKEAHFKAHPDWKWCNKDRKKSSSEAKPTSLGLAGGHKETRERSMSETGTAAAPGVSSELLSVAAQTLLSSDTKAPGSSSCGAERLHTVGGPGSARPRAFSHSGVHSLDGGEVDSQALQELTQMVSGPASYSGPKPSTQYGAPGPFAAPGEGGALAATGRPPLLPTRASRSQRAASEDMTSDEERMVICEEEGDDDVIADDGFGTTDIDLKCKERVTDSESGDSSGEDPEGNKGFGRKVFSPVIRSSFTHCRPPLDPEPPGPPDPPLAFGKGYGSAPSSSASSPASSSASAATSFSLGSGTFKAQESGQGSTAGPLRPPPPGAGGPATPSKATRFLPTDPATFRRKRPESVGGLEPPGPSVIAAPPSGGGNILQTLVLPPNKEEQEGGGARVPSAPAPSLAYGAPAAPLSRPAATMVTNVVRPVSSTPVPIASKPFPTSGRAEASPNDTAGARTEMGAGSRVPGGSPLGVSLVYSDKKSAAATSPAPHLVAGPLLGTVGKAPATVTNLLVGTPGYGAPAPPAVQFIAQGAPGGGTTAGSGTGAGSGPNGPVPLGILQPGALGKAGGITQVQYILPTLPQQLQVAPAPAPAPGTKAGAPSGPAPTTSIRFTLPPGTSTNGKVLAATAPTPGIPILQSVPSAPPPKAQSVSPVQAPPPGGSAQLLPGKVLVPLAAPSMSVRGGGAGQPLPLVSPPFSVPVQNGAQPPSKIIQLTPVPVSTPSGLVPPLSPATLPGPTSQPQKVLLPSSTRITYVQSAGGHALPLGTSPASSQAGTVTSYGPTSSVALGFTSLGPSGPAFVQPLLSAGQAPLLAPGQVGVSPVPSPQLPPACAAPGGPVITAFYSGSPAPTSSASLAQPSQAPPSLVYTVATSTTPPAATILPKGPPAPATATPAPTSPFPSATAGSMTYSLVAPKAQRPSPKAPQKVKAAIASIPVGSFEAGASGRPGPAPRQPLEPGPVREPTAPESELEGQPTPPAPPPLPETWTPTARSSPPLPPPAEERTSAKGPETMASKFPSSSSDWRVPGQGLENRGEPPTPPSPAPAPAVAPGGSSESSSGRAAGDTPERKEAAGTGKKVKVRPPPLKKTFDSVDNRVLSEVDFEERFAELPEFRPEEVLPSPTLQSLATSPRAILGSYRKKRKNSTDLDSAPEDPTSPKRKMRRRSSCSSEPNTPKSAKCEGDIFTFDRTGTEAEDVLGELEYDKVPYSSLRRTLDQRRALVMQLFQDHGFFPSAQATAAFQARYADIFPSKVCLQLKIREVRQKIMQAATPTEQPPGAEAPLPVPPPTGTAAAPAPTPSPAGGPDPTSPSSDSGTAQAAPPLPPPPESGPGQPGWEGAPQPSPPPAGPSTAATGR
- the CIC gene encoding protein capicua homolog isoform X18; its protein translation is MYSAHRPLMPASSAASRGLGMFVWTNVEPRSVAVFPWHSLVPFLAPSQPDPSVQPSEAQQPASHPVASNQSKEPAESAAVAHERPPGGTGSADPGRPPGATCPESPGPGPPHPLGVVEPAKGPPPTTEEEAPGPPGEPRLDSETESDHDDAFLSIMSPEIQLPLPPGKRRTQSLSALPKERDSSSEKDGRSPNKREKDHIRRPMNAFMIFSKRHRALVHQRHPNQDNRTVSKILGEWWYALGPKEKQKYHDLAFQVKEAHFKAHPDWKWCNKDRKKSSSEAKPTSLGLAGGHKETRERSMSETGTAAAPGVSSELLSVAAQTLLSSDTKAPGSSSCGAERLHTVGGPGSARPRAFSHSGVHSLDGGEVDSQALQELTQMVSGPASYSGPKPSTQYGAPGPFAAPGEGGALAATGRPPLLPTRASRSQRAASEDMTSDEERMVICEEEGDDDVIADDGFGTTDIDLKCKERVTDSESGDSSGEDPEGNKGFGRKVFSPVIRSSFTHCRPPLDPEPPGPPDPPLAFGKGYGSAPSSSASSPASSSASAATSFSLGSGTFKAQESGQGSTAGPLRPPPPGAGGPATPSKATRFLPTDPATFRRKRPESVGGLEPPGPSVIAAPPSGGGNILQTLVLPPNKEEQEGGGARVPSAPAPSLAYGAPAAPLSRPAATMVTNVVRPVSSTPVPIASKPFPTSGRAEASPNDTAGARTEMGAGSRVPGGSPLGVSLVYSDKKSAAATSPAPHLVAGPLLGTVGKAPATVTNLLVGTPGYGAPAPPAVQFIAQGAPGGGTTAGSGTGAGSGPNGPVPLGILQPGALGKAGGITQVQYILPTLPQQLQVAPAPAPAPGTKAGAPSGPAPTTSIRFTLPPGTSTNGKVLAATAPTPGIPILQSVPSAPPPKAQSVSPVQAPPPGGSAQLLPGKVLVPLAAPSMSVRGGGAGQPLPLVSPPFSVPVQNGAQPPSKIIQLTPVPVSTPSGLVPPLSPATLPGPTSQPQKVLLPSSTRITYVQSAGGHALPLGTSPASSQAGTVTSYGPTSSVALGFTSLGPSGPAFVQPLLSAGQAPLLAPGQVGVSPVPSPQLPPACAAPGGPVITAFYSGSPAPTSSASLAQPSQAPPSLVYTVATSTTPPAATILPKGPPAPATATPAPTSPFPSATAGSMTYSLVAPKAQRPSPKAPQKVKAAIASIPVGSFEAGASGRPGPAPRQPLEPGPVREPTAPESELEGQPTPPAPPPLPETWTPTARSSPPLPPPAEERTSAKGPETMASKFPSSSSDWRVPGQGLENRGEPPTPPSPAPAPAVAPGGSSESSSGRAAGDTPERKEAAGTGKKVKVRPPPLKKTFDSVDKVLSEVDFEERFAELPEFRPEEVLPSPTLQSLATSPRAILGSYRKKRKNSTDLDSAPEDPTSPKRKMRRRSSCSSEPNTPKSAKCEGDIFTFDRTEAEDVLGELEYDKVPYSSLRRTLDQRRALVMQLFQDHGFFPSAQATAAFQARYADIFPSKVCLQLKIREVRQKIMQAATPTEQPPGAEAPLPVPPPTGTAAAPAPTPSPAGGPDPTSPSSDSGTAQAAPPLPPPPESGPGQPGWEGAPQPSPPPAGPSTAATGR
- the CIC gene encoding protein capicua homolog isoform X17 is translated as MYSAHRPLMPASSAASRGLGMFVWTNVEPRSVAVFPWHSLVPFLAPSQPDPSVQPSEAQQPASHPVASNQSKEPAESAAVAHERPPGGTGSADPGRPPGATCPESPGPGPPHPLGVVEPAKGPPPTTEEEAPGPPGEPRLDSETESDHDDAFLSIMSPEIQLPLPPGKRRTQSLSALPKERDSSSEKDGRSPNKREKDHIRRPMNAFMIFSKRHRALVHQRHPNQDNRTVSKILGEWWYALGPKEKQKYHDLAFQVKEAHFKAHPDWKWCNKDRKKSSSEAKPTSLGLAGGHKETRERSMSETGTAAAPGVSSELLSVAAQTLLSSDTKAPGSSSCGAERLHTVGGPGSARPRAFSHSGVHSLDGGEVDSQALQELTQMVSGPASYSGPKPSTQYGAPGPFAAPGEGGALAATGRPPLLPTRASRSQRAASEDMTSDEERMVICEEEGDDDVIADDGFGTTDIDLKCKERVTDSESGDSSGEDPEGNKGFGRKVFSPVIRSSFTHCRPPLDPEPPGPPDPPLAFGKGYGSAPSSSASSPASSSASAATSFSLGSGTFKAQESGQGSTAGPLRPPPPGAGGPATPSKATRFLPTDPATFRRKRPESVGGLEPPGPSVIAAPPSGGGNILQTLVLPPNKEEQEGGGARVPSAPAPSLAYGAPAAPLSRPAATMVTNVVRPVSSTPVPIASKPFPTSGRAEASPNDTAGARTEMGAGSRVPGGSPLGVSLVYSDKKSAAATSPAPHLVAGPLLGTVGKAPATVTNLLVGTPGYGAPAPPAVQFIAQGAPGGGTTAGSGTGAGSGPNGPVPLGILQPGALGKAGGITQVQYILPTLPQQLQVAPAPAPAPGTKAGAPSGPAPTTSIRFTLPPGTSTNGKVLAATAPTPGIPILQSVPSAPPPKAQSVSPVQAPPPGGSAQLLPGKVLVPLAAPSMSVRGGGAGQPLPLVSPPFSVPVQNGAQPPSKIIQLTPVPVSTPSGLVPPLSPATLPGPTSQPQKVLLPSSTRITYVQSAGGHALPLGTSPASSQAGTVTSYGPTSSVALGFTSLGPSGPAFVQPLLSAGQAPLLAPGQVGVSPVPSPQLPPACAAPGGPVITAFYSGSPAPTSSASLAQPSQAPPSLVYTVATSTTPPAATILPKGPPAPATATPAPTSPFPSATAGSMTYSLVAPKAQRPSPKAPQKVKAAIASIPVGSFEAGASGRPGPAPRQPLEPGPVREPTAPESELEGQPTPPAPPPLPETWTPTARSSPPLPPPAEERTSAKGPETMASKFPSSSSDWRVPGQGLENRGEPPTPPSPAPAPAVAPGGSSESSSGRAAGDTPERKEAAGTGKKVKVRPPPLKKTFDSVDNRVLSEVDFEERFAELPEFRPEEVLPSPTLQSLATSPRAILGSYRKKRKNSTDLDSAPEDPTSPKRKMRRRSSCSSEPNTPKSAKCEGDIFTFDRTEAEDVLGELEYDKVPYSSLRRTLDQRRALVMQLFQDHGFFPSAQATAAFQARYADIFPSKVCLQLKIREVRQKIMQAATPTEQPPGAEAPLPVPPPTGTAAAPAPTPSPAGGPDPTSPSSDSGTAQAAPPLPPPPESGPGQPGWEGAPQPSPPPAGPSTAATGR